From the Limosilactobacillus panis genome, one window contains:
- a CDS encoding tyrosine-protein phosphatase — translation MVMVDLHCHLLPGIDDGSKSMAISLRLAREATENGVTHALLTPHHMNGRYVNHKQDVIRETAEFQKQLQEHDIPLTVFPGQEVRINGNLLEALDNDDILFADEGGRYLMLEFPDDDVPHYTNRMIFNLQQRGIIPVIVHPERNTMIMSKPELLYGLLEKGCLSQITASSYVGTFGKKVEHFSRQLIGAGQGYLFASDAHNLPGRKYEMRQAFDKLRHEFGESLAGQYQQNAKSIINGENVPLNNLQVLKKKRKRFWLF, via the coding sequence ATGGTCATGGTTGATCTCCATTGTCACCTTTTACCAGGAATTGATGATGGTTCTAAGAGCATGGCAATCTCACTTCGTTTAGCGCGGGAGGCAACGGAGAATGGGGTGACCCATGCTCTTTTGACGCCTCACCACATGAATGGTCGATATGTTAACCATAAGCAAGACGTAATTCGGGAGACGGCAGAATTTCAAAAGCAGCTGCAGGAGCACGATATTCCGTTAACCGTTTTTCCTGGGCAGGAAGTAAGAATTAATGGTAACTTATTAGAGGCATTGGATAATGATGACATACTATTTGCGGATGAAGGTGGTCGCTACCTAATGCTGGAATTTCCAGACGATGATGTACCACATTATACGAATCGAATGATTTTTAACCTGCAACAGCGTGGAATTATACCGGTAATTGTGCATCCCGAGCGAAACACGATGATTATGTCAAAACCGGAGCTGCTATATGGACTGTTAGAAAAGGGCTGTCTATCTCAGATTACAGCAAGTTCATATGTGGGAACATTTGGTAAGAAAGTGGAGCACTTCAGTCGGCAGTTAATTGGAGCCGGACAAGGTTACCTTTTTGCATCAGATGCTCATAACCTACCAGGTCGGAAGTATGAAATGCGACAAGCCTTTGATAAGCTACGACATGAATTTGGGGAAAGCTTGGCCGGCCAGTATCAGCAGAATGCTAAGTCCATTATTAATGGTGAGAATGTACCATTAAATAATTTACAAGTGCTAAAAAAGAAAAGAAAACGTTTTTGGTTGTTTTAG
- a CDS encoding glycosyltransferase: MVKVLQVFNKLNQGGIEHVVINLMQNIDRDKIEFHFAMTSGEKGLLDEKVKKLGGYIHYFNSGSRNPLNVKKNLERIIRDNGPFDVVHSHIYFASGYILYIAKKMGVPIRIAHAHDTYKGEKKTLIRKVYEYKMRKMINKYANYKFGVSKEAIFHLFGNKDQNTYIVNNGINFNEYVVNENIRKYYRSRFHVKDNETLLCNIGRFEDQKDHNYLIDVFNRLLKINKNYKLLLIGNGSLKKAIISKVEKLGLSSKVVFLENRNDVNKILMATDMFIMPSKYEGLPLSLIEAQASGIPCVISNNITDEVKISPNVYSLEKDNYNRWINFIIQHKNDPRLNNIEYLDNAGFNEIKIAKFVENIYLS; the protein is encoded by the coding sequence ATGGTTAAAGTATTACAGGTTTTTAATAAATTAAACCAAGGCGGCATTGAACATGTTGTTATTAATCTAATGCAAAATATAGATAGAGATAAAATTGAATTCCATTTTGCTATGACGTCAGGTGAAAAGGGCCTTCTGGATGAGAAAGTGAAAAAGTTAGGTGGCTATATCCATTATTTTAATTCCGGAAGTAGGAATCCATTAAACGTTAAGAAAAATCTAGAAAGAATAATACGCGATAATGGTCCTTTTGATGTGGTACATTCTCATATTTATTTTGCGTCAGGTTATATTTTATATATTGCAAAGAAAATGGGTGTTCCTATAAGAATTGCTCATGCACATGATACGTATAAGGGTGAAAAGAAAACTCTTATTAGAAAAGTATATGAGTATAAAATGCGTAAAATGATTAATAAATATGCAAATTATAAATTTGGTGTTTCAAAGGAAGCAATTTTTCATCTTTTTGGTAATAAGGATCAGAATACTTATATCGTTAATAATGGTATAAATTTTAATGAATATGTAGTCAATGAAAATATACGAAAATATTACAGGAGTAGGTTTCATGTGAAGGATAATGAAACACTCCTTTGCAATATTGGTCGGTTTGAAGACCAAAAGGATCATAATTACTTAATAGATGTTTTCAATCGTCTATTAAAGATTAATAAAAATTATAAACTACTTTTGATCGGAAATGGATCGCTAAAAAAAGCAATAATAAGTAAAGTGGAAAAACTAGGACTTTCATCAAAAGTCGTTTTTTTAGAAAATCGAAATGATGTCAATAAAATTTTAATGGCAACGGATATGTTTATTATGCCGTCAAAATATGAAGGATTACCTTTGTCATTAATAGAAGCTCAGGCTTCAGGGATACCTTGCGTAATATCAAATAATATAACGGATGAGGTGAAAATTAGCCCAAATGTATATTCACTGGAGAAAGATAATTATAATAGATGGATTAATTTTATAATTCAGCATAAAAATGATCCACGATTAAATAATATTGAATATTTAGATAATGCTGGATTTAACGAAATAAAAATTGCAAAATTTGTTGAAAATATTTATTTATCATGA
- a CDS encoding EpsG family protein, with protein MFIYLLLFGLEIVTIPIYVYEKKLYLIINGTCLWLLMAYRNYSVGVDTSTYKSFFYQSGMYNVNSTLRNWFFPFHARFENGFIFLNHIVYNISPNFQLMIMVTSAIMIVCFTFFVIQLNINYVIGLIAYESIFMANCMNLMRQGLAICLCMVAFAYVIKGKPFRFLLFTYIATTMHVTAWIFLPIYFIRKIKLNKKGIIAFLFVAGVIFLSFETLYTKLSSIIDEAQSFSGDVANNNYNGLTNIIISSAIVIFILYISKQFKNNDLLFIDSQLMLLCALIIYILAIKFSQISRMSLFFMPGLFPILSYVVGYDFKKNRILVTIMIIIGLILYFVVIQKYRPEWAGIVPYSFSF; from the coding sequence ATGTTTATATATCTTCTATTGTTTGGCTTAGAAATAGTTACTATACCTATATATGTGTATGAGAAAAAATTATATTTAATTATTAATGGTACTTGTTTGTGGCTTTTGATGGCTTATAGAAATTACAGTGTTGGGGTCGATACTTCTACCTACAAGTCCTTCTTCTATCAGTCCGGTATGTATAATGTAAACTCTACACTTAGAAATTGGTTTTTCCCTTTTCATGCAAGATTTGAAAATGGCTTTATTTTTTTAAATCATATTGTCTACAATATTAGTCCTAATTTTCAGCTGATGATTATGGTAACTTCAGCAATTATGATAGTTTGTTTTACTTTTTTTGTCATTCAATTAAATATAAATTATGTTATTGGATTAATTGCCTATGAATCAATTTTTATGGCTAATTGTATGAATTTGATGCGTCAAGGATTGGCAATTTGTTTATGTATGGTTGCTTTTGCTTATGTAATAAAGGGAAAACCATTTAGGTTCTTACTATTTACGTATATTGCAACTACAATGCATGTAACAGCATGGATATTTTTACCTATCTATTTTATTAGAAAAATTAAGTTGAACAAGAAAGGAATTATAGCATTTCTATTTGTTGCAGGAGTAATATTCTTATCATTTGAAACATTATATACAAAACTATCATCTATCATTGATGAAGCTCAAAGTTTTTCTGGTGATGTTGCAAATAATAATTATAACGGTTTGACAAATATAATTATATCATCAGCTATAGTAATATTCATTTTATATATATCAAAACAATTTAAGAATAATGATCTATTATTTATAGATTCACAGCTAATGTTATTATGTGCATTGATTATATATATTCTTGCAATTAAGTTTTCACAAATATCAAGAATGTCATTATTTTTTATGCCTGGTTTATTTCCAATTTTATCCTATGTGGTCGGTTATGATTTTAAAAAGAACAGAATATTGGTCACCATTATGATTATTATTGGCTTAATATTATATTTTGTTGTAATTCAAAAGTATCGTCCTGAATGGGCAGGAATTGTTCCCTATAGTTTTTCTTTTTAA
- a CDS encoding CpsD/CapB family tyrosine-protein kinase codes for MSLFHRKNKNSTDTMDNGVKLITAVHPKSVISEQFRTIRTNISFMSIDKTIKTLAFTSANVSEGKSTVTDNIAVVFAQSGKHVLLVDTDLRQPTLSRTFGIDGREGLTSILNSQEHSIDLAGIIKPSEIEGLDLLPSGPIPPNPAELLGSHRMQTFLKAVRGNYDLVILDVPPMLEVADTQVISHSLDAVVMVIRQGSTQKMAARRSVELLKMAHANLLGYVMNDVVSDGSAGYGYGYGYGYGYGYR; via the coding sequence ATGTCTTTATTTCACCGCAAAAATAAGAATTCAACCGACACAATGGATAACGGGGTTAAGCTAATTACTGCTGTCCACCCGAAGAGTGTTATTTCCGAACAGTTCCGGACAATTCGGACTAACATTAGTTTCATGTCGATTGATAAAACAATCAAGACCTTAGCATTTACCTCGGCCAATGTTTCTGAAGGGAAGTCGACGGTCACTGATAATATCGCCGTGGTTTTTGCCCAAAGTGGGAAGCATGTTCTGCTAGTGGACACTGACTTGCGGCAGCCGACGTTGAGCCGGACCTTCGGGATTGATGGTCGGGAAGGCTTGACTTCAATCCTAAACAGCCAGGAACACTCGATTGACTTAGCGGGGATTATTAAGCCAAGTGAGATTGAAGGCCTCGACCTCTTGCCAAGTGGGCCAATCCCACCGAACCCGGCGGAATTGTTAGGCTCTCACCGGATGCAGACCTTCTTGAAAGCCGTCCGGGGAAATTATGACCTGGTAATTCTGGATGTGCCACCAATGCTGGAAGTTGCGGATACCCAAGTGATTTCCCATAGCCTGGATGCCGTTGTGATGGTCATTCGGCAGGGAAGTACTCAAAAGATGGCCGCGCGGCGGTCGGTTGAACTTCTGAAGATGGCCCATGCTAACCTGCTGGGCTACGTCATGAATGATGTGGTTAGCGATGGTAGTGCCGGATACGGTTATGGCTACGGATACGGCTATGGTTATGGCTATAGGTGA
- a CDS encoding YveK family protein — protein sequence MTDSQSEATNTIDLHRLLVIIRNNYLMLILWTVLIAVLGFAVAKFAVIPKYTANTEILVNQKHSNSNGQAYNDQQADVQIINTYKDIITNNVILEQTSNELNSSSQVAKEYGRNYNVPASQLKKGIKISNEQNSQVFSVAVTTDDPQKSAATANTIASVFKKRIKKMMSVNNVTIVSRASAPSAPSFPNVKLFTLAGAILGLLASFIYLIIKELMDTAVNSDEFMVDELGLTNLGHIDHIHLDRKKETLNSKQRSNTSARRRV from the coding sequence ATGACGGATTCACAAAGCGAAGCAACGAATACGATTGACCTTCACCGGTTACTGGTGATTATTCGCAATAATTACCTGATGCTGATTTTATGGACAGTCTTGATTGCCGTGTTAGGCTTTGCCGTGGCAAAGTTTGCGGTAATTCCGAAATATACGGCTAATACAGAAATACTGGTTAACCAAAAGCACAGTAATAGCAACGGTCAGGCATATAACGACCAGCAGGCCGATGTCCAGATCATCAATACCTACAAGGACATCATCACGAATAACGTGATCTTGGAGCAGACCAGTAATGAGCTGAATAGTAGTAGTCAGGTGGCTAAGGAATATGGTCGCAATTACAATGTTCCCGCTAGTCAACTGAAAAAGGGCATCAAGATCAGTAACGAACAGAATTCGCAAGTCTTTTCAGTAGCGGTAACGACCGATGACCCACAGAAGTCAGCAGCAACCGCCAACACGATTGCGTCCGTCTTCAAGAAGCGGATCAAGAAGATGATGAGTGTCAACAACGTCACGATTGTGTCGCGGGCATCGGCACCATCTGCGCCGTCCTTCCCGAACGTTAAGTTGTTCACCCTGGCCGGGGCAATCTTGGGACTTTTAGCTTCCTTTATTTACTTGATTATCAAGGAACTGATGGATACCGCGGTTAACTCTGATGAATTCATGGTTGATGAGTTAGGGTTAACGAACCTGGGGCACATCGATCACATTCATCTTGACCGGAAAAAGGAAACACTTAACAGTAAACAGCGTTCAAATACAAGCGCAAGGCGTCGGGTTTAA
- a CDS encoding sugar transferase, whose translation MGASVENTTTTNSTEKYSFLDQIGEPVPKSKLIGKRICDIIFGTVFGVVSLPVILVFGILVKMTSKGPAFFKQQRVGYMGQPITIVKLRSMRNDAEKKTGAVWAKKDDPRVTKVGHFMRKTRIDELPQFWSIIKGDMSLVGPRPERFVLTEQFSEKWPDFPKRLKIIPGLTGYAQIHGGYNLNPNEKCKLDNYYIEHYSLGFDFKIALETFRIIFTGDGAR comes from the coding sequence TTGGGAGCTTCAGTAGAAAACACTACTACTACAAATTCAACTGAAAAATATTCATTCTTGGATCAGATTGGTGAACCTGTTCCTAAGTCGAAATTAATTGGTAAAAGAATTTGTGATATTATTTTTGGAACGGTTTTTGGGGTCGTCAGTTTACCCGTTATTTTAGTTTTTGGAATTTTAGTAAAAATGACATCAAAGGGACCAGCTTTTTTTAAGCAACAACGAGTTGGTTATATGGGACAACCAATTACAATTGTTAAATTACGTTCAATGAGAAATGATGCTGAAAAAAAAACAGGCGCTGTTTGGGCTAAAAAAGATGATCCACGCGTTACTAAAGTTGGTCATTTTATGAGAAAAACACGAATTGATGAGTTACCGCAATTTTGGAGTATTATCAAAGGTGATATGAGTTTAGTTGGTCCACGACCAGAGCGTTTTGTTCTTACTGAACAATTTTCTGAGAAATGGCCTGATTTTCCAAAACGTTTAAAAATTATTCCAGGATTGACAGGTTATGCTCAGATACATGGAGGTTACAACCTTAATCCCAATGAAAAGTGTAAATTAGATAATTATTATATTGAACATTATTCATTGGGATTTGATTTTAAGATTGCTCTTGAGACCTTTAGAATTATTTTTACTGGGGATGGGGCGCGATAA
- a CDS encoding NAD-dependent epimerase/dehydratase family protein, which translates to MSKALITGGAGFIGSFLAHKLVANEDEVVIVDDLSTGRLENIADIQDKVTFYKHTVCDEDFMHDLLLKEKFDYIYYLAAVSSVADSVVRPWYTHLVNQESVVNTLEFIRTNELPIKKFLFTSSAAVYGNAADFPKTEDSHIDPLTPYAIDKYASERYTIDYGHLYNIPTVAVRFFNVYGPRQNPNSEYSGVLSIVTKCLKENKPFTLYGNGSQTRDFVYVEDVVDALIKISTETNEPTVYNIANGDETPLIDVIHTYEDIAGIKLNIIQKEARQGDINKSRADVSKLKGIGFKPQWSLHDGLTNYWKYYSEN; encoded by the coding sequence ATGTCTAAAGCATTAATTACTGGTGGAGCCGGTTTTATAGGATCATTTTTGGCTCACAAATTAGTTGCTAATGAAGACGAGGTTGTTATTGTAGACGATCTCTCTACGGGTCGACTTGAAAATATTGCAGACATTCAAGATAAAGTTACTTTTTATAAGCATACAGTTTGTGACGAAGACTTTATGCATGACTTACTTTTAAAAGAAAAGTTTGATTATATTTATTATTTGGCTGCGGTATCTAGTGTTGCCGATTCAGTAGTTCGGCCTTGGTACACTCATTTAGTTAATCAAGAATCAGTTGTTAATACTCTTGAGTTTATTCGAACTAATGAATTGCCTATTAAGAAGTTCCTATTTACCTCTTCAGCTGCGGTATATGGTAATGCTGCAGACTTTCCTAAAACGGAAGACTCACATATCGATCCATTAACTCCTTATGCAATTGATAAGTATGCTTCTGAGCGGTATACCATTGATTATGGTCACCTTTACAATATTCCGACGGTTGCAGTTCGGTTCTTTAATGTGTACGGTCCACGCCAGAATCCTAATTCCGAATATTCTGGTGTACTGTCAATTGTGACAAAGTGCCTTAAGGAAAACAAACCATTTACTCTTTATGGCAATGGATCGCAGACGCGAGACTTTGTTTATGTTGAAGACGTAGTTGATGCATTAATTAAGATCTCAACTGAGACGAATGAGCCAACAGTATATAATATTGCCAATGGTGATGAAACACCATTGATTGATGTAATTCATACTTATGAAGATATTGCGGGTATAAAGTTAAACATTATCCAAAAAGAGGCTCGTCAAGGAGACATTAATAAATCACGAGCTGATGTTTCTAAACTAAAGGGAATAGGTTTCAAGCCTCAATGGTCATTACATGATGGTTTAACTAATTATTGGAAGTATTACTCAGAAAACTAA
- a CDS encoding DUF6625 family protein: protein MRKIAIIIPYFGKLPHNMNTFLITCKFNEKIDWYIFTDHSTSNFLKVENVHFIRSTFKEVKQRIKSVVGNRKIVLNKPYKLCDYRPLYGLAFQDILHNYDYWGYSDLDVVYGDLWKFIKKGIKEKVDKIGKYGHFMLFRNDSEINQRYKLPIMVANKKVCLFNIASTTSAAYHFDEADGINKIYNYYGYSVYNNRDLLNEPYPENMDLISMDDRFFKLPDAYVWKKNICLFVYKRNGRINYKEFGYFHFQKRRFKYFLNDNGIDMFYIDTYGYHRLDSFSDHIAESLIKENTHSFAERFKYLLYSLFKTPYYSSKSFCGIRIPIMHVLIRIYSEKNFFV, encoded by the coding sequence ATGAGAAAAATAGCTATTATTATTCCGTATTTTGGTAAGTTACCACATAATATGAACACTTTTTTGATTACCTGTAAATTTAACGAAAAAATTGACTGGTATATTTTTACTGATCATTCTACAAGTAACTTTCTTAAAGTTGAAAATGTACATTTTATAAGATCTACTTTTAAAGAAGTAAAGCAAAGAATAAAAAGTGTAGTTGGTAATAGAAAAATTGTCTTGAATAAACCATATAAGTTATGTGATTATAGACCTTTGTATGGACTTGCGTTTCAAGATATACTTCATAATTATGATTATTGGGGGTATTCAGATCTCGATGTTGTATATGGTGATTTATGGAAGTTTATAAAAAAAGGAATTAAAGAAAAGGTCGATAAAATTGGGAAATATGGACATTTTATGCTTTTCCGAAATGATAGTGAAATAAATCAAAGATATAAATTACCAATAATGGTTGCTAATAAGAAAGTTTGCCTTTTTAATATTGCTTCTACAACCTCAGCTGCTTATCATTTTGATGAGGCTGACGGAATTAATAAAATTTATAACTATTATGGTTACTCGGTTTATAATAACCGAGATTTGCTTAATGAGCCTTATCCAGAAAATATGGATTTGATATCAATGGATGACCGATTTTTTAAGCTACCTGATGCTTACGTTTGGAAGAAAAATATTTGTCTTTTTGTTTATAAGAGGAATGGTAGAATTAATTATAAGGAATTTGGATATTTTCATTTCCAGAAACGACGTTTTAAATATTTCTTAAATGATAATGGTATAGATATGTTTTATATTGATACATATGGGTATCATAGATTAGATTCTTTCAGTGATCATATAGCTGAAAGCCTAATTAAGGAGAATACTCATTCATTTGCTGAGCGATTTAAATATTTACTATATAGTCTTTTTAAAACGCCATATTATTCTTCTAAAAGTTTTTGTGGTATAAGAATACCTATTATGCATGTCCTTATAAGAATCTATTCAGAGAAAAATTTCTTTGTTTAG
- a CDS encoding glycosyltransferase family 2 protein, with translation MQNERFFSVILNTYNNQSSVVNTLNSVLKQSYKNFELIIVDDHSADKTLKLIKDNTIKLTIPVKIISLTRNHGVAYARNIGVENASGKFIAFIDGDDIWNKDKLEIQHNFIIKKKARWVFSNYSVINNKYKQIGKRLRETGIYNYKKIISNGNPVGMLTVVIEANILRKNPFRKVKHEDYDLWIRLSKKGILGYLISDNLAKYMKHSKSISSNKLASMKWTYGVFRINNLSMSYSLFLTIKYIVNYFRRKKYMR, from the coding sequence ATGCAAAATGAAAGGTTCTTTTCAGTAATTCTAAATACTTATAATAATCAAAGTTCTGTTGTAAATACCTTAAACTCAGTTTTAAAGCAATCATACAAAAATTTCGAACTTATCATTGTCGATGATCATTCCGCAGATAAAACATTAAAGCTGATCAAAGATAATACTATAAAATTAACGATACCTGTTAAGATTATTTCATTAACACGAAACCATGGAGTAGCTTATGCTAGAAATATTGGTGTAGAAAATGCTTCTGGAAAATTCATTGCTTTTATAGATGGTGATGATATTTGGAATAAGGATAAACTGGAAATTCAACATAATTTCATAATTAAAAAGAAAGCTAGGTGGGTATTTAGTAATTATTCTGTTATTAATAATAAATATAAGCAGATAGGGAAACGTTTAAGAGAAACTGGAATTTATAATTACAAAAAAATAATTTCAAATGGTAACCCAGTAGGAATGCTAACTGTTGTTATAGAAGCTAATATATTAAGAAAAAATCCGTTTAGAAAAGTTAAACATGAAGATTATGATTTGTGGATTCGGCTTTCCAAAAAAGGCATACTGGGTTATTTGATTTCTGATAATCTAGCTAAATACATGAAACATAGCAAGTCAATTTCATCAAATAAGCTTGCGTCTATGAAGTGGACATATGGTGTTTTTAGAATTAATAATCTTTCGATGAGTTATTCATTATTTTTAACTATAAAGTATATTGTTAATTATTTTAGACGAAAAAAATATATGAGGTGA
- a CDS encoding glycosyltransferase: MKVLQIVPSVSKGDGIANVLVHYFENLNKDNIVFDFLILNEASLHDKNNSFKDEITKLGGNIYYLGNPTRINEFSRKWRCFCSKHYKEYAFLENNLIFLGFYFKNAISRLGVKKVITHVHNPVYGDTMLTNLRNGLFYHLTGSPLGNVLFSSSRESGISLFSENRFNKPWYVINNAFKIENYKFNNVWRTRIRKKMGWEGKYVIGHVGRFSPQKNQEFLIKVFAKTCEKRKDALLVLVGVGQDLTKIKRIVYKLNLQKKVVFLGTRNDVNKLLQGIDLFAFPSKFEGLGLAAVEAQISGVPCIISNKLPYEANIGHCKVLEVNHGIDAWSKEFINLKDSPRRLDGVELARKKGFDINCEARRLKEIYIHEILKN; encoded by the coding sequence TTGAAAGTTTTACAAATTGTACCATCCGTAAGTAAAGGTGATGGCATCGCTAATGTATTAGTCCATTACTTTGAAAACTTAAATAAGGATAATATAGTATTTGATTTTTTGATTTTAAATGAAGCTTCCTTACATGATAAAAATAATTCATTTAAAGATGAAATAACTAAACTAGGAGGAAATATCTATTATTTGGGAAATCCAACTAGAATAAACGAATTCTCTAGAAAATGGAGATGTTTTTGTAGTAAGCATTATAAAGAATATGCATTTTTAGAAAACAATTTGATTTTTTTAGGCTTTTATTTTAAAAATGCAATTTCAAGATTAGGGGTAAAAAAAGTTATAACGCATGTTCATAATCCTGTATATGGAGATACAATGCTAACCAACCTTAGAAATGGTCTTTTTTATCATTTAACAGGTTCTCCTTTAGGAAATGTATTATTTTCAAGTAGTAGAGAATCTGGCATAAGTTTGTTTTCAGAAAATAGATTCAATAAACCATGGTATGTTATTAATAATGCATTTAAAATTGAAAATTACAAATTTAATAATGTATGGAGAACACGAATAAGAAAAAAAATGGGTTGGGAAGGGAAATATGTTATTGGACATGTTGGAAGGTTTTCTCCTCAAAAGAATCAGGAATTCCTAATAAAAGTTTTTGCTAAAACATGTGAGAAGAGGAAGGATGCTTTACTTGTCCTGGTAGGGGTTGGGCAAGATTTAACTAAAATAAAGCGAATAGTCTATAAACTAAATTTACAAAAAAAAGTTGTATTTCTGGGAACAAGAAATGATGTTAATAAATTATTACAAGGAATAGATTTATTTGCTTTTCCTTCTAAATTTGAAGGTCTCGGTTTAGCAGCAGTTGAAGCACAAATTTCAGGTGTTCCTTGTATTATTTCAAATAAATTACCATACGAAGCAAATATTGGACATTGTAAAGTATTAGAAGTAAATCATGGAATCGACGCATGGAGTAAAGAATTTATCAATTTAAAAGACAGCCCCAGAAGATTAGATGGTGTTGAATTAGCTCGCAAAAAGGGCTTTGATATAAATTGTGAAGCTAGAAGACTAAAAGAAATTTATATACATGAAATTTTGAAAAATTAA
- a CDS encoding IS30 family transposase codes for MTYKHLTTRELTLIAEFYRQDTRAYRVAKSLKRSAETIYRVYRYLDTGKTITQYLKQYQRNKRRCGRKPMTLPDDEVSYITKQVSQGWTPDTIIGRSEKKISCSMRTLYRMFARGQYGFDVKQLPMKGNRHPNGYVERRGKAGHLGRSIYQRYRDFPHYQHEFGHLEADTVQGKAHHGAVMTLVERISKVEIVLNVHHKTAESVNYYLDQWLSKQPRHLFKSITFDNGKEFAGWREIANKHDIQTYFAEVGAPNQRGLNENTNGILRRDGLSKKKDFRNLPDELVTQLMSYRNNIPRKSLHYRTPIEVFMENITDAQLVSF; via the coding sequence ATGACCTACAAACATCTTACCACACGTGAATTAACTCTCATAGCTGAATTTTATCGTCAAGACACTCGAGCTTATCGAGTTGCTAAATCACTAAAGCGTAGTGCTGAAACAATTTATCGAGTTTATCGTTACTTGGATACGGGCAAGACAATTACGCAGTATTTAAAGCAGTACCAACGGAATAAGCGCCGTTGTGGTCGTAAACCAATGACGTTACCTGATGATGAAGTAAGTTACATTACCAAGCAAGTTAGTCAAGGTTGGACGCCAGATACCATTATTGGTCGGTCAGAGAAGAAAATCAGTTGTAGTATGCGGACGCTTTATCGCATGTTTGCTCGTGGTCAATATGGCTTTGATGTTAAGCAGTTACCAATGAAAGGTAACCGTCACCCAAATGGCTACGTTGAACGGCGTGGGAAAGCTGGCCATCTTGGTCGCAGTATTTACCAACGTTACCGCGATTTTCCACATTACCAACATGAATTTGGTCATTTAGAAGCTGATACGGTTCAAGGGAAAGCTCACCATGGTGCTGTGATGACCCTAGTAGAACGGATTTCAAAAGTTGAGATTGTTTTGAATGTCCATCACAAAACGGCCGAGAGTGTGAACTATTATTTGGACCAATGGCTATCAAAACAGCCTCGTCATCTTTTTAAGTCCATCACCTTTGACAACGGTAAGGAATTCGCGGGCTGGCGTGAGATTGCCAATAAGCACGATATTCAGACATATTTTGCGGAAGTCGGTGCGCCTAATCAGCGAGGGCTAAACGAAAACACCAACGGTATTCTTCGGCGTGATGGTCTGAGTAAAAAGAAAGACTTCCGTAATCTCCCGGATGAATTAGTTACTCAGCTAATGTCATACCGGAACAATATTCCACGGAAGTCACTGCACTACCGCACACCCATTGAGGTATTCATGGAGAATATCACAG